A segment of the Frankineae bacterium MT45 genome:
ATCTGCGCGGCGAACGGAGTCGACTTACGCGATCCCTTGAAGCCGACGTGCCCAGCTGAAGCCCAGCTGATGACGTTGCCCTGCGGGTCGGTGATCGACACGATCGTGTTGTTGAACGTGCTCTTGATGTGAGCGTGGCCGTGGGCGACGTTCTTCTTTTCCTTGCGCCGGATCTTCTTCGGACCGGCGGTACGGGACTTGGGAGGCATTACTTCTTACCTGCCTTCTTCTTGCCAGCGATGGTCTTCTTCGGACCCTTGCGCGTGCGAGCGTTGGTCTTGGTGCGCTGGCCGTGGACGGGCAGGCCACGACGGTGACGGATGCCTTCGTAGCACCCGATCTCGATCTTGCGCCGGATGTCGGCTGCGACCTCGCGGCGGAGGTCACCTTCGACCTGGAAGTGCGCGTCGATGTAGTCGCGCAGCTTGACCAGGTCATCGTCGGTCAGATCCTTGGTGCGCAGATCTTCGCTGATCCCGGTGGCCGCGAGGGCCTGCTCCGAGCGGGTACGGCCTACGCCGTAGATGTAAGTGAGCGCGATTACCATCCGCTTGTCGCGGGGTAGATCAACGCCGGCAAGACGTGCCATGCGGGATGGTTCTCCTATGTAACAGGTCGAAGGTGTGGTGCGCACCCGTTCCCATGGAGATTGCTCCGTGGGCCCTGGCCTTCGTCCGGGGGTGGACTCGGCGGTCAGATCCGGTGGGATCCGCCCCGCCGAGGTGGCGTGCGCTTATTCAGTTTGTCGGCGGAAGTCCGCTGACTAGCCCTGGCGCTGCTTGTGACGCAGGTTTTCGCAGATCACCATGACTCGACCGTGACGACGAATGACTTTGCACTTGTCGCAGATCGGCTTGACGCTCGGGTTGACCTTCACGGCCCATCCTCTGATTCTCGGTGTTGGTTTACTTGTAGCGGTAGACGATGCGCCCGCGGGTGAGGTCGTAGGGCGACAGCTCGACGACCACGCGATCCTCCGGGAGGATGCGGATGTAGTGCTGGCGCATCTTGCCGCTGATGTGTGCGAGCACCTTGTGACCGTTGCTCAGTTCCACTCGGAACATCGCGTTCGGCAACGGCTCGACCACACGGCCTTCGACCTCGATGGCCCCGTCCTTCTTGGGCATTTCCCCCACATTCCTTGGCTGCCAGCCCACTTGGCTATGGGCGCGGCAGCGATTTGGTGCTTCGTCTTACGGATGTTGCCTGTACCGGGAAGTTGTTACGAACCCAGCGCAGCATGGCCCGGGTCGCGCGAGGCCAGAAGGTCTCAGCAACTAGGGCTTAGCTACCGTGGTCCGGCGCTGCGCACCAACCCTCTACCGCAGCGGAACGCTGAGCTAGGTAAAGCGGCGACGCAGCCCTGCCGAAGGTTTCCATTTCTCGTAGCTGCGGCCAATGCATCTGCGAGAAAGGCGACGTGGACCTCTGACAACTGTACGCGGTGTTGTCGTGTACTCCAAACCGCGTAGTCACGGGGCTCTCAGGTACCCGCCTGCTCGCCGAACCCGTTGCCGGTCGGGGCCACACTCCCCCTTGCGTCCCGCCCCGGCGCGAACCCTCCTGCCATTCCGACGCCCAGACGTCCGAATGGCAGGAACGTCGCGGAGCGTCGCCTGCGGCCGAAGTAGGCTCTCGCTCGTGGATCTGAGGCGAGTACGCAGCGACGTGGACCGAGGCGTCGATCTGGCGGTGCTCTACGCGCAGAAGTGGCGCTGGTACCGCCGCGCGCAGACTCCCTGGCACCTCGCGGCCCTGCATTTCGAGCTCGCCCGGCGGCAGTGCTTCGCCCGGGGCCGTCTCTACGGTGAGCCGCTGCAACTGCTGCGGGAGGGTCGCCTGCAGCTGGGCGAGCAGACGCTCTTCGAGGACGGTGTCTGGCTCACTTCATATGCCGGCCGGATCGAGATCGGTGCGAGCTGCATCCTGAACCGGAACGTCATGGTGGCGGCCAGCGACCTGGTGCAGATCGGCGATCACACACTCATCGGCAATGGCTGCCTGATCACCGACTCGGCCCACCGCAACGACGACACCGAGGTGCCGATGCCCTGGCAGGGGTACGCAAGTAAGGGGCCCACCCGTATCGGCGACAACACTTGGATCGGC
Coding sequences within it:
- a CDS encoding bacterial translation initiation factor 1 (bIF-1); amino-acid sequence: MPKKDGAIEVEGRVVEPLPNAMFRVELSNGHKVLAHISGKMRQHYIRILPEDRVVVELSPYDLTRGRIVYRYK
- a CDS encoding Hexapeptide repeat of succinyl-transferase; translation: MDLRRVRSDVDRGVDLAVLYAQKWRWYRRAQTPWHLAALHFELARRQCFARGRLYGEPLQLLREGRLQLGEQTLFEDGVWLTSYAGRIEIGASCILNRNVMVAASDLVQIGDHTLIGNGCLITDSAHRNDDTEVPMPWQGYASKGPTRIGDNTWIGVNSVITSGVTVGRRCAIGANSVVTRDIPDFSVAVGSPAKVIRSLRG
- a CDS encoding SSU ribosomal protein S13P, translating into MARLAGVDLPRDKRMVIALTYIYGVGRTRSEQALAATGISEDLRTKDLTDDDLVKLRDYIDAHFQVEGDLRREVAADIRRKIEIGCYEGIRHRRGLPVHGQRTKTNARTRKGPKKTIAGKKKAGKK
- a CDS encoding SSU ribosomal protein S11P, which translates into the protein MPPKSRTAGPKKIRRKEKKNVAHGHAHIKSTFNNTIVSITDPQGNVISWASAGHVGFKGSRKSTPFAAQMAAESAARKAQEHGMRKVDVFVKGPGSGRETAIRSLQATGLEVGTISDVTPQPHNGCRPPKRRRV
- a CDS encoding LSU ribosomal protein L36P, with translation MKVNPSVKPICDKCKVIRRHGRVMVICENLRHKQRQG